A single window of Candidatus Neptunochlamydia vexilliferae DNA harbors:
- the hemH gene encoding ferrochelatase translates to MSIGVLLVNLGTPTSSAPSDVKRYLTEFLTDGRVIDLPPLKRNLLVRGIIVPKRYKESAKLYQSIWTKEGSPLLVYGKKVEALLQEKLGEAYQVKLAMRYQTPSIEEGLNALKVSKKLIILPLFPQYASATTGSVHQKVFDILSNWEVIPEVRFIDQYASHPTLIDAFCARGKEYDLESYDHIVFSYHGLPERQLRKADQTGTCLKTTDCCQKNPRCYAAQCLATTKAIVKRLYISPEKWSHCFQSRLGKDPWIKPYTGPVLQSLVEKGAKRVLVFCPAFVADCLETLEEIGSQYRKEFTEAGGEVLDLVRGLNDHPKWIDTLEELVR, encoded by the coding sequence ATGTCTATTGGTGTTCTCCTTGTTAACCTAGGGACCCCAACCTCTTCAGCCCCTTCCGATGTTAAACGTTACCTCACTGAATTTCTCACCGATGGACGGGTGATCGACCTTCCCCCTTTAAAGCGGAACCTCCTTGTGAGGGGAATCATCGTTCCCAAACGGTATAAAGAGTCGGCAAAGCTTTACCAATCGATATGGACCAAGGAAGGGTCTCCCTTACTTGTCTATGGCAAAAAAGTAGAGGCTCTTCTTCAGGAAAAGCTCGGTGAGGCCTACCAAGTAAAACTTGCGATGCGCTACCAAACCCCGTCGATCGAAGAGGGGTTAAACGCCTTAAAGGTAAGCAAAAAACTCATCATTCTTCCTCTCTTTCCTCAGTATGCTTCCGCGACAACCGGCTCGGTTCACCAAAAGGTTTTCGACATCCTTTCCAATTGGGAGGTGATCCCCGAAGTTCGCTTTATCGATCAATATGCGAGCCACCCCACCCTCATCGATGCTTTTTGCGCGAGGGGGAAAGAGTATGACCTCGAAAGTTATGATCACATTGTCTTTAGTTATCATGGCCTTCCAGAAAGACAACTCCGCAAAGCCGATCAGACCGGAACCTGCCTAAAAACCACCGACTGCTGCCAGAAAAATCCTCGCTGCTATGCCGCCCAATGCCTTGCCACAACAAAGGCCATTGTAAAGCGGCTTTACATCTCCCCGGAAAAGTGGAGTCACTGTTTTCAGTCGCGGCTTGGCAAAGACCCTTGGATCAAGCCTTATACCGGCCCTGTTCTCCAGTCTCTTGTCGAAAAAGGGGCGAAGCGGGTCCTTGTTTTTTGCCCTGCATTTGTGGCTGATTGTTTAGAGACGCTTGAGGAGATTGGGAGTCAATATCGCAAAGAGTTTACTGAAGCAGGAGGGGAGGTTCTCGACTTGGTCCGAGGGCTCAATGACCACCCCAAATGGATCGACACCCTAGAGGAATTAGTGAGGTGA
- the dapA gene encoding 4-hydroxy-tetrahydrodipicolinate synthase: MFKGVITALVTPFKEGHLDEQGFRENIWFQLEEGADALLALGTTGEGATLTPGERKRVIEILVEESKVPPLVEVGDNSTARAVTKIQEAEKMGVQGVLAIAPYYNRPTQEGLFRHFEILAAESSLPIILYNQPKRTGVSFTVETLTRLAEIKNIVGIKDASGSIPFAAAVMHALPNFLFFAGDDLMALPLMTIGATGVVSVLSNLMPQKMSEMVRTQDRNLYRELYPFMAFSQVETNPIPIKAMMEKAGLAAGECRLPLTPLSSENQQKVEAWINSQLVS; this comes from the coding sequence ATGTTTAAAGGCGTCATCACCGCTTTAGTTACCCCTTTTAAGGAGGGCCATCTCGATGAACAGGGCTTTCGAGAAAATATCTGGTTTCAGCTCGAAGAGGGAGCCGATGCTCTCCTCGCGCTGGGAACTACCGGCGAAGGGGCCACCCTCACCCCAGGAGAGCGGAAACGGGTCATTGAAATTCTTGTCGAAGAAAGCAAAGTTCCCCCCCTAGTGGAAGTGGGCGACAACTCGACAGCCCGCGCGGTTACCAAAATCCAAGAGGCGGAAAAGATGGGGGTCCAAGGGGTTTTGGCAATCGCTCCTTATTACAACCGCCCCACCCAAGAAGGACTCTTTCGCCACTTTGAAATCCTCGCTGCTGAAAGCTCTCTTCCTATAATCCTCTATAACCAGCCTAAGCGGACCGGCGTCTCGTTTACCGTAGAAACGCTTACCCGCTTAGCTGAAATTAAAAATATCGTCGGGATTAAAGATGCCTCGGGTTCGATCCCCTTTGCTGCGGCAGTAATGCACGCCTTGCCCAACTTTCTTTTTTTTGCGGGAGATGATCTGATGGCTCTTCCCCTCATGACAATTGGCGCTACAGGTGTGGTGTCGGTCCTTAGTAATTTAATGCCCCAAAAGATGTCTGAAATGGTCCGCACGCAAGACCGCAATCTTTACCGCGAGCTCTATCCCTTTATGGCCTTTTCTCAAGTCGAAACCAATCCCATTCCGATTAAAGCCATGATGGAGAAAGCAGGTCTTGCAGCAGGGGAGTGTCGCCTTCCCCTAACCCCTTTAAGTTCCGAGAATCAACAAAAAGTAGAAGCATGGATAAACTCTCAGTTGGTCTCTTAG
- a CDS encoding HPP family protein, translating into MFFVNNVYGGREPYRVQPIERDRSKDDRPRQQFQDEDEEETRENFLKASKKLYKKKSVVTIAEIMSKKLVELEEGLSLKEAWERIKGHKIKHFPLVNSEGKLLGMLTEGEILRELQEGGKKTLKELVSEHTLCADPETEVSEAIQVFTDHSIEAVPVVDAKEKVVGILTQNELLQTMIKMTHIFPK; encoded by the coding sequence ATGTTTTTTGTGAATAATGTCTATGGAGGGCGAGAGCCCTACCGCGTCCAACCCATTGAAAGGGATCGTTCTAAGGATGACCGTCCCCGCCAGCAGTTTCAAGATGAGGATGAGGAAGAGACCCGGGAAAACTTTCTGAAGGCGAGCAAAAAGCTCTATAAGAAAAAATCGGTCGTGACAATTGCTGAAATCATGAGCAAGAAGCTGGTCGAGCTTGAAGAGGGGCTGTCTCTTAAAGAGGCGTGGGAGCGGATCAAAGGTCATAAAATCAAACACTTTCCCTTGGTCAACTCAGAAGGAAAACTTTTAGGGATGCTCACAGAAGGGGAAATCCTTCGGGAGCTCCAAGAGGGGGGAAAGAAAACCTTAAAAGAGCTCGTCTCTGAGCACACCCTGTGTGCCGATCCAGAAACAGAAGTTTCCGAGGCGATTCAAGTTTTCACTGATCATAGTATTGAGGCGGTTCCCGTTGTCGATGCCAAAGAAAAAGTTGTCGGGATCCTGACCCAGAACGAACTTCTCCAGACAATGATTAAAATGACCCATATTTTCCCTAAATAA
- a CDS encoding peptidylprolyl isomerase, producing MAKTHPIIVMETTQGTIELELRPDVAPKACENMIKLAEQGYYNGIIFHRVIPKFMIQGGDPTGTGRGGESVWGKPFADECTPSLTFSEEGLLAMANAGPGTNGSQFFITTAETPWLNGNHTIFGKVVKGYDIVQKIEKVETGMGDKPVKEQKIIKMYVKK from the coding sequence ATGGCAAAGACCCACCCGATTATCGTGATGGAAACCACTCAAGGAACCATCGAACTGGAACTTAGACCTGACGTTGCCCCTAAGGCCTGTGAAAATATGATAAAACTTGCTGAACAAGGGTACTATAATGGGATTATCTTCCACCGTGTCATTCCAAAGTTTATGATTCAAGGTGGAGACCCCACCGGAACAGGACGGGGCGGCGAGTCGGTTTGGGGAAAACCCTTTGCTGACGAATGCACCCCAAGCCTCACCTTTAGCGAAGAGGGACTCCTTGCTATGGCCAATGCCGGCCCAGGGACCAACGGAAGCCAGTTCTTCATCACCACAGCTGAAACCCCGTGGCTCAATGGAAACCACACCATTTTCGGGAAGGTGGTTAAGGGCTACGATATTGTCCAAAAGATCGAAAAGGTCGAAACAGGAATGGGCGACAAACCTGTCAAAGAACAGAAAATCATCAAGATGTATGTAAAGAAATGA
- a CDS encoding 4-hydroxy-tetrahydrodipicolinate reductase: MKIALIGYGKMGRAVHEIARERGHECSLIYHPDADVCIDFTEPGAVRGTLELLAPAKTPWVLGTTGWSQEEVLPLVREREIPLLYGPNFSFGIALFRRLVRTSAALMGERYRVSGTEIHHTEKKDAPSGTALKLMEDISGLSFDSIRENGEVGTHQITFDSEEDQIELTHQAKSRMGYAKGAVLAAEWLADKGGVFTFDDYIEEAMQGCLKASSPL, encoded by the coding sequence ATGAAAATAGCGCTCATCGGTTATGGAAAGATGGGGCGGGCGGTCCATGAGATCGCCCGAGAAAGGGGGCACGAGTGCTCTTTGATCTATCATCCAGATGCAGATGTGTGTATCGACTTTACCGAGCCAGGAGCGGTCCGGGGAACGCTCGAGCTCCTCGCTCCAGCCAAGACCCCTTGGGTCCTCGGCACAACCGGATGGAGCCAGGAAGAGGTTTTGCCCCTTGTTCGAGAGAGAGAAATCCCTCTTCTGTATGGCCCTAACTTTTCTTTCGGTATCGCCCTTTTCCGCCGTCTCGTTCGGACAAGTGCGGCGCTCATGGGAGAGCGGTATCGGGTCAGCGGTACCGAAATCCACCACACCGAAAAAAAAGATGCCCCTTCCGGAACAGCCTTAAAGCTCATGGAAGACATTTCAGGCCTCTCCTTTGATAGTATTCGGGAAAATGGGGAGGTAGGAACCCACCAGATCACCTTTGACTCGGAAGAGGATCAGATCGAGCTCACCCACCAGGCAAAAAGTCGGATGGGCTATGCAAAAGGGGCCGTCTTGGCTGCCGAATGGCTTGCCGACAAGGGGGGAGTCTTTACCTTTGACGATTATATAGAAGAGGCAATGCAAGGATGTTTAAAGGCGTCATCACCGCTTTAG
- a CDS encoding MFS transporter, with product MDQKTSFTRFLPFLILISFVSFLNILARVIFPALSPYICEEMNLCHGDTGNLFFVLSVGFAITLFGSQFLSSKISHKMTVIFSILSTGFALVLTSYAESFQFFRFCLFLVGLCSGFFIPSAVAMIRNATPEGHLGKAFGIFATAQSVAFIFGPVIVQNTIGLFTWQQILNGSGLISSLISIVLFFLIRQGNERGEPITLNFAKNVFSWPSFWILIVLLCVANGLNIGIYNMAPDYFQRHGLIDKGAVYKLIIIARILSFGTAIAAGILADRFGLKRSMVLAFVFCGILTSMMGTMTPSGSLLLFTLQSPMAACLMPLIHFAVATIVPPEKNAAIVSISAPFGFLMGAGVLPQLLGFLGDFNLYEQGFVLFGFTALLSGVLFNTNAVYKHVAFSQAKSAESAPG from the coding sequence ATGGACCAAAAAACTTCCTTTACTCGTTTTCTTCCCTTTCTCATTTTAATCAGTTTTGTCTCGTTTTTAAATATTTTGGCACGAGTGATTTTCCCTGCCCTTTCCCCCTACATTTGTGAGGAGATGAACCTTTGCCATGGAGACACGGGAAATCTCTTCTTTGTCCTGTCGGTTGGCTTTGCAATTACCCTTTTTGGTTCGCAGTTTCTCTCGTCAAAAATTTCCCATAAGATGACAGTCATTTTTTCGATCTTGTCGACCGGGTTTGCCCTCGTTTTGACCTCTTATGCAGAGAGTTTTCAGTTCTTCCGTTTTTGCCTTTTTTTAGTGGGGCTTTGCTCAGGTTTTTTTATCCCTTCGGCAGTGGCAATGATCCGAAACGCTACCCCCGAAGGTCACTTGGGAAAAGCTTTTGGAATCTTTGCAACGGCTCAAAGTGTGGCCTTTATTTTTGGTCCCGTCATCGTTCAAAATACAATTGGTCTTTTTACCTGGCAGCAGATCCTGAATGGAAGTGGCCTCATTTCAAGTCTCATTAGTATTGTCCTTTTCTTCCTCATTAGGCAGGGAAATGAAAGGGGAGAGCCGATCACCTTAAACTTTGCGAAAAATGTCTTTTCCTGGCCTTCATTTTGGATCCTAATCGTTCTTCTTTGCGTTGCCAACGGACTCAATATCGGGATTTACAATATGGCCCCCGACTACTTCCAGCGGCATGGCCTTATCGATAAAGGTGCGGTCTATAAGCTCATTATCATTGCCCGCATTTTAAGCTTTGGAACAGCGATTGCTGCAGGGATCCTTGCCGATCGGTTTGGCCTTAAGCGGTCAATGGTCCTTGCCTTTGTCTTTTGCGGGATCCTCACCTCGATGATGGGAACGATGACCCCTTCGGGCTCCCTTCTTCTCTTTACCCTCCAATCTCCCATGGCTGCTTGCCTGATGCCCTTAATCCATTTTGCGGTGGCAACCATTGTTCCTCCGGAGAAAAATGCTGCGATCGTTTCGATCAGCGCCCCCTTTGGGTTCTTAATGGGAGCGGGGGTTCTCCCTCAACTCCTCGGCTTTTTGGGTGACTTTAACCTCTACGAACAAGGGTTTGTCCTCTTTGGCTTTACCGCTCTCCTATCGGGGGTTCTTTTCAACACTAATGCTGTCTACAAACATGTCGCCTTCAGCCAAGCAAAAAGCGCAGAGAGCGCACCTGGATAG